The genomic stretch GGCCGCGGTCCTGTGCGGTGGACCGTCGGGCGGGTTTCTCCCCGGAGGGTTGGCCGCCCAGCCGGTCCTGCCCGGCCGCTACCACCCGACCGGTGCGATGCTCGGCGCCGGGGGCATCGTGGTGCTTGAAGCCCCGGGCGACATTCGCCGGGCGGCCCTCACCATGGCCGCCTTCAACGCCGAACAGTCGTGCGGCAAATGCACCCCCTGCCGGGAGGGGACGCCGCTTCTGCTCGAGGCACTGGGGGGCAATCCCGCCGACCTGGCCGAGGACCTGCTCGACGCCATCCAGCTGGCATCCCTCTGCGGCCTCGGCCAGATGGCAACCGGACCGGTCCGCTCCGCGCTTGCGTTCTGGCCGGAGGTGTTCTCGTGAAAGTCGACGGGCGCACCGCCCCGGAGACCGGCAGCATCCTCGATGCCGTGCTCGCGCTCGGCATCCACCTGCCGCACCTGTGCAAGGACGATAACCTGCCACCGATCGGGGCCTGCCGTACCTGCCTGGTGGAGGCCGATGGCCGGGTTGTCGCGGCCTGCCACACCCCAGCGGCAGGCGTTAGCGAAGTCCTGACCGCTTCTGAGCGGGTCGCCCGGCTGCGGCGCGAGGTGCTTCGGCTCACGTCTCGGATGCACGGCCGCGAGCCCGATGTGGCGGGCGGTCCGCGGAGCGGTGAGATCTGGGCAGCGTACGAGGAGCACGGCCTCGAACGCCCGGCGTTTCCGCGGCGCATCCGCGACGGCACCGATGCCACGAGCCCGTTCTTCGAATTCGAGGAACAGGCCTGCATCCTCTGCGGGCGGTGCGTCACGGCCTGTCAGCAGCTCCAGCACATCGGGGCGATCGGCATCGCCGGGACGGCGACTTCGGCCCGCGTCACGCCGGGCGCCGGGGCAACCTTCGCGAGTTCGATCTGCACGGCGTGCGGCTCGTGCGTGGCGGCATGCCCCACGCATGCCCTGCGTCCGAAGCCGATGAGCGACCCAGCGCAGGCTGGCCGCTCCAGGAGACGAGGAAATGGAACGGAAGACCGTTAGCACCTGCCCGTTCTGCGGCGTCGGCTGCGGGATCGTGCTGCACACACGCGACGACCGCATCACCTGGGTCGACGACGACCCGGGCAACCCGTCGAGCCGGGGGATGCTCTGCGTGAAAGGGCGGTTCGGCATCCCCTTTGTCCAGCACCCCGACCGGCTCACGACGCCGCTGGTTCGCCGCGACGGCGAACTTCAGCCCGCGAGCTGGGACGACGCCCTGGACATCGTGGCCGAGCGGCTCCTTGAGTACCGCGGCGCCTTTGGCAGTTTCGCGAGCGCGAAGGCGACCAACGAGGACGCCTTCGTCCAGCAGAAATTCGTCCGGCTGGTGATGGGGACCAACAACATCGACCACTGCACCCGGCTCTGCCATTCCCCGAGCGTGGAGGCGATGCTGGTCCAGCTTGGCAGCGGGGCAACGAGCAACTCCTACATCGACTACGAGGAGGCATCGTGCCTGGTCGTCGTCGGGTGCGACCCTGATTCGAACCACCCGGTCATCGCCTCGAGGATGCGCAAGGCGGTCGACGATTACGGGACGAAACTGGTGGTCGTCAACCCGAAGCGGATCGACCTCGCAGAGCGGGCCGACGTCTTCCTGCAGCCTGCGCCCGGGACCGATGTCGCCCTTTTCAACGGCATGGCCCGCGCCATCCTCGATGATGGCCTTGAGGACCGGGAATTCATCGCCGCACGGACCGAGGGGTTCGAAGCCTGGCGGGCGGTGGTGATAGAACGGACCGTGGAGGAGTACGCCCAGGCGTGCGGGGTGGACCCGCACGCACTCCGGCTGGCCGCCCGCCTGTATGCCCGGCCGCCGGCCCGGCGCGGCCTGCCCGCGGATGAGCGCCCGGGGAGCTGCCTCGCCTGGGGCATGGGTATCACCCAGCACACCCACGGGACGGATAACGCGCATGCGCTCATCAATTTGGCGCTGCTCGCGGGCCAGCTGGGCCGGCCGGGCTGCGGGATTTCGCCGCTGCGCGGTCAGAACAACGTGCAGGGCTGCGGGGATGCCGGCTGCATCCCGGATTCGCTGCCCGGGTACCAGCCGTACCGGGATGACGTTGCCGCGCGCTTTGAAGAGGCCTGGAATGCCGGCATTCCCCGCGAGCCGGGCATCAAAGCAACCGACATGGTCGAGCGCATCGCGACCGGCGAGATCCGGGCGATGTACATCGTCGGCGAGAACCCGCTGCTGTCAGAACCGAACCTGGCACACGCGGGCGATCTTTTTCGTCGGCTCGAGTTTCTCGTCGTCCAGGACCTGTTCCTTCACGAGACCGCAGAGCTTGCCGACGTGGTATTGCCCGCCTGCTCGTTTGCGGAAAAGGACGGGACGTTTACCAACAGC from Tepidiforma thermophila encodes the following:
- a CDS encoding 2Fe-2S iron-sulfur cluster-binding protein, with translation MKVDGRTAPETGSILDAVLALGIHLPHLCKDDNLPPIGACRTCLVEADGRVVAACHTPAAGVSEVLTASERVARLRREVLRLTSRMHGREPDVAGGPRSGEIWAAYEEHGLERPAFPRRIRDGTDATSPFFEFEEQACILCGRCVTACQQLQHIGAIGIAGTATSARVTPGAGATFASSICTACGSCVAACPTHALRPKPMSDPAQAGRSRRRGNGTEDR
- the fdhF gene encoding formate dehydrogenase subunit alpha, giving the protein MERKTVSTCPFCGVGCGIVLHTRDDRITWVDDDPGNPSSRGMLCVKGRFGIPFVQHPDRLTTPLVRRDGELQPASWDDALDIVAERLLEYRGAFGSFASAKATNEDAFVQQKFVRLVMGTNNIDHCTRLCHSPSVEAMLVQLGSGATSNSYIDYEEASCLVVVGCDPDSNHPVIASRMRKAVDDYGTKLVVVNPKRIDLAERADVFLQPAPGTDVALFNGMARAILDDGLEDREFIAARTEGFEAWRAVVIERTVEEYAQACGVDPHALRLAARLYARPPARRGLPADERPGSCLAWGMGITQHTHGTDNAHALINLALLAGQLGRPGCGISPLRGQNNVQGCGDAGCIPDSLPGYQPYRDDVAARFEEAWNAGIPREPGIKATDMVERIATGEIRAMYIVGENPLLSEPNLAHAGDLFRRLEFLVVQDLFLHETAELADVVLPACSFAEKDGTFTNSERRVQRVRQAVPRVGQSRPDWEIICDLARRMAPRVGVDLGQFAYRSPAEIFAEMARLTPQLRGISYEQLDREGGIQWPCPSADHPGTRFLYAESFPRGRGRFVPVRQATPAAELPDADYPLILNTGRVLYHWHGGTLTRRVQALMDQVSEVPVTIHPGDAERLGIADGDEVVVRSRRGRLTGRAVVTDAVRTGSVFVPFVKLRESAANFLTNNAYDEPSRIPEYKVCAVRVEKKRPWDAALTGGWPTASRDK